Sequence from the Mobula hypostoma chromosome 11, sMobHyp1.1, whole genome shotgun sequence genome:
CGTTGAAACAAAGAGCTTTCAGATGATTGTGCAAGGGTGAACTCTGATCTTAGAGGAGATGTAAGCCCGATATCCTTCCTAAGGAAAAGTTGACCAATAAAACAAATTATAGAGAGCAAAAGGCCTTTACAGTCCAGGGGTGATAAAGAGCAATAGTAATTAGTAGTAATCAGAGCATGATTACTGACTTTATGGTTTTATTTGCTTTTTATcttatatttagagatactgctCCATCCAATTACTCCCACGTGACCAATTGGCCCCCTAACCCAAACAtcttaggactgtgggaggaaaccagagcacctggaggaaacccacgcggtcacagggagagcgtacaaactccttacggacagcggcgGGACTGAACGCGGTTCGCCGGCGCTGTAGTAGTGTTTTGTGCagaccgctatgctactgtggctgTGCCTAAGGTTAAATGGTGCAGTATGAACACCAAAGGACAATGTGTTTAAGTTTTGTTGAAATCCTGTGTGGTGTCAAATTCACAGGGGAATTACAAGTGTTCCGTTTTAATGAGTGGTTACAtgctgtgtgagggagagggcgtGATGTAAAGATACGAGACAGACCAACGACGACGGCAGAGATCGCCAGGACTCTGCACTGTGTGTTGCTGTCTTCGAGTGAATGAATGTCTTGATCTGACCCTTTCCTCACCGAGTTTCATTCTGCCCTTCGACTTCCCCCACAGGGAGAGTTGGAGTACGAGGAGAGGAAGTACGAGCCTGGTAACTATGCCACTATAACCATCAGAGGAAAGCCGTTCGACGAGAGTTCGGGCGAAGGCGTGGTGAAGTTGCTCAAGTACCTGGGAGGGAACAACGGACAAGGTATTGGGAGAGTGGAACTTTGCCCTGTGCGAGCCTCTCTGGATTCGCCACATCCCAATGACTACAACCACAAAACAGCAACTTAGACCATCCCTTTGACCTGTCCACACACTCCacgatcaacctaacccttccctcctactcagcccacaacccaccgtttttcttttatccatgtgcctacctgaaGACCCCTTAAGTGTCCCTGATGTATCAGCCTCTAACCCCACCCCTAGCAGTGCgttgggggatggaggggagagggggtcccggtgggagggagggtggccTGGTGGGGCTGGGGTTCGTTGGGAGCGCGGGCCAGTAGAGGGGTGTGGAGGTTAGGGTTAGCAATAGGGGCCTCTGACATCTCTccaaaactttcctccactcagaACGCACTGTacgcagaggcagatacattagggcagcggtccccaaccactgggctgcggaccggtaccgggccgcgaggaaacgatatgagtcagctgcacctttcctcattccctgtcacgcactgttgaatttgaagatagggttgccaactgtcccatgtTTGCCggaacatcccgtatattgggctaaattggtttgtcccatacgggaccgcccttgtcccgtatttcccccgctaaggtagagcgtacctgtgaaaccttttgtgctgaactggcgtgaagcgaagaagcaattaccattaatttatatggggaaagtttctgagcgttcccagacccaaaaaataacctagcaaatcataccaaataacacatgaaaccaaaaataaatagcactaacatatagtaaaagcaggaatgatatgataaatacacagcctatataaagtagaaataatgtatgtatagtgtagttgggaagatgaaggcaaaaccgatttgtggggggaggggaaatcagcacgtacgcgcatgcgcacacaggtgcccgcgcaaggcttcatggtcatggtagtctttcctggggtaaagtgtcccgggatttgactgcgacttttgtcccttatttgggagtgagaaagttggcaaccctaactgtaaaagacatgttgaggtgagtttaaccctacttgaacaccccctgcccccaggtcggccggtccgcaagaatattgtcaatattaaaccggtccgcggcgcaaaaaaggttggggacccctgcattaggggcagttaagaaactcttaggcacgtggatgatagaaaaatggagggttatgtgagagggaagggttaagaTGATCTTAGggtgggttaaaaggtcggcatagcactgtgctgtaatattctatgtgcCCTGAGCCGTAGATATTGTGGCCAGTGGTAAAATAAAAGCAGGGGAATAGGGGCTCCTGATCAGAGACAAAGGGACACTTTGAATTGGAGACAAAGGAGGCCTCAGATGCTGGGATCTGCAGCAGGCAACCACAAGGCAGGCACGAGATGTTTTAGAAGCGTGGTTCCCTTCCCATAACTCtgtaaacaaacatatcaaaattGACGCCATCTACGAACCCCTAAATGCCAAAGGTTAACTGAAGCGGTAGCCAGTCAGGACCGAGGCAGGTGCATGGGGGCTGTGTACACGCGAGCACTCCCAGAGGGAAGCACCAACAACTGCATAACGAGGGCGTCACCTCGACTGGCGATGAGACGTCTACAAGCACAGCGACCACCCCAACGTCAAAATAAAAAggtctgctggaggatctcagtgggtcaggcagagagaaatggacagctgatgtttcaggtcaggatGTCTCTGTCGTTACACTCTGTGTGATATTTAAAGGTAGAAGATAGGACTGGGAAGGAGGTAGAGATTCCCCGACACTGCACTCTGTGTTACTGCAtttaaacatacaaactcctttcggTCTTCCCCATTTCTGACCCTCTGATTTCCGCCAGCCCCTTGTTTTTTGACATCGGACGGTAGGACTGGAGCAGATCAGTAGATTAAGAGGGAATGAAACCATGACCTCCTACCCAAGAGGGGCTAGACTGTTTGAGTTTGTATTTCGCAGAGGCTGGTGATCTGATGAGATCCTAATGGGAGGGGGGGAGCTGACAGGGTGAAGACTCCCCCTTGTCACAGGTCGGGGGGGGGCGTGGCTACAAAGTGAGACCTCGGTCATTTAAAATCAAGCTATGTAGAAGTCTCTTctcccagacagtggtgaatcccTGGATTTCTCTGCCTGCGAGATCTATTTAAGGTTGGAAGATCAAGGAACTGAGGACTATAGGAAACCGCACAGaagcagagttcaaagtaaaatttattatcacagtacaggagtctaaagagacacgctcagcgattcaggaacagtttctccccctctgccatccaattcctaaatggacattgaacccacgaataccacctcacttttttcgcactgtactgctgtgcaaacgcagcaaatttcacgacgcTTGTCGATGATATTTAACCTGAGCCATACACTGCTTGAGATCCCTTTTCCTGTGGGCAAACTTCCAGAATAGAGTGTATGGAAAAAGTCATACGTAAACCGGCAAAcagccaacgtgcaaaagaaggtaaactgcaaATAAAGCACAACACTGAGAGcaagagttgtaaagagtctCTGAAAGTGGGTCTGTGgttttgtagaatcagttcagaattgtggtGACTGAGGTTATCCTCTCTGATGGTTGTCGTTATGGAGTTGTGACCAGAATAGATCGGCCAAGACCAAATCAGAATGTAGCACAGTCTTTAGGAGCCATACTCCTGCCTCGTTTTCTTGTGTCCTTGCAGCGGATTTGAAGATAAATAGGAGATTTTTGGCGCAGAGGTGGTGATTGAATGGGGTGGTGAGAGTCGGGACACCACTGGCATTGCGGTTAGGGTCTCACTGATCCAGTGATCCCGGTTCGATCCTTACCTCAGGTCCTGCCTccgtggagtctgcacgttcgcccccgtgaccgcgtgggttttctTCCCTCCTGTGCCCCGGTTTCCTTCCCCGTCTCAAAGGTGAGCTGGTTAGCGGGTTAAGTGGTCACTGTAATTTTCcccacctccaagaggaccacaacctcaccgtagggtttggaggcttgtgtgcctcagtgacccggagagcagtgttggctggagtcagggctttatgctttggctcttggtagggtcacccatgccaaacaggtcaaaggttagaggccagactaagagaggtccaccagtcctctaggttcagggattcagctcagggctaacaaccctgactggtcaaacagcaacgaagaatccttctacatctgagtgtgattcctgagtctccaccggaatttgcatgactgacagtagtgaaaaccgagaggaagctactgacacgatgaaggaagccctgaacactaccagagatggaggatcttcatcgCTGCCCTAAACTCCGGTGGCGTACTGGGCATTAAGTAGGTAATTTTCCCAGGGTGGTAGGTAGGTAGGAGCATAAGGTGAGAGACAGTAGGTTACAGGTAGATGGTTAACCTGCCTCCGTAAATTACCCCAGTGGTGAATGGAAAGAGGGGGAGAATATGTtctgggagaatggggttgatgggAATGCTCTGGGAGCCTGCATGGAAGACGTCCTCCTTCTGAGCGGGAAGGGAAGGTGAGGACAAAGGCAGCCATCGAGCTGCCCGAGGTTAAGTGTCTAAACGTGCACTGCTGTTCCGTAGGCCTGCAGTTAGGAATGACCACCCCAATCAGCATGAAGGTCCACCCAAGTGAGGACGGCGGCCTACAGCCCTCCAATGAGATCTATGTTCGCCTCCCCAGCAAATACCAGGAGAACGTTCCCAAGCCAACGGATGAGGGCATCGAGATCAAATGGCAGGAGGGGTTCACGGTCTACTCCACGTGAGTCCACTGAAGGCTTGGTGGGTGGGGGGTTTGCATCTGACCGCGAACCGGCCCAGCCCCAGCTGAACTGGGTCGGTGCAGTGACCGCTGGACGCGACTTGGTCTCCAGTCCGACTGGCCTTGGGAGGGGGCAGGAGTTCAGCTGGGGAGGAAGGGGGCAGGGGTGCTGGGTGGAATTTCTCACTCAACcaaggtcaccagcatctgtgGGTAGGTGGGAACATGTGAGGTGTCCCTCCCTCGGTGCCAGAAGGTGAGGGACACCTGCAGATCCTCTCCCGCCTCTGCCCCGCCCCCCACGCCGGACCACCAGGCGGTCCGACAGAGGCCTAGTCTCACCCTCGTCGTACAGACCCTCTGAGCCCTGACCCGGCCTCCTGCTCGGCTGGAGGAGGTGGCTTTGGCCTACATCCAACCAGCCAGTGGCCGGTACCCTGAGGAGAAGGAGCTGAAGCTTGCCCAGAGCAGGGTGTGGAAGAGGCCTGCATTTCCGTAGCACCTTTCGCCACAGGATGTCACAGTGTACTTAACAACCAGTCAAGTACTCGAGTGATCACGTAGCATTAGAACCAGCAGCCAGTTAACCTCCTGAAAGATTCCACAAACACTAACAGGAAAGTGATGAGAATGGGCTGAgcgaacttgaccttttctccttggggtgacggaagatgagaggtgacctgatagaggtgtataagatgatgagaggcattgattgtatgggtagccagaggctttttccccagggccgaaatggctagcacaagggggcgtagatttaaggtgcttggaagcaggtacaagtttttcacacagagtggtgggtgcgtggaatgcactgccagcgacggtggtgggggcggatataatagggtcttttaacagactcttagataggtagatggagttTGGAAAGACAGAAGGCTacatggtagggaaattctaggcagtttcaagAGTAggttacaacattgtgggccgaagggcctgtaatgtgctgtagatttctatgttcttaaGCTGAGGTGAGGTAGGTTGATGAGATGAAATTAGCCCAGCATCTCAGAGACCGTTTCCCTTTAGAATAGCGCCAGAGGATTTAACATCATCCTGGGTGAGGCGATGCGATGCCAGATATTGTTAACGTGCAGACGTTCTAGTCCAGGGAAGAAACAAGttatctctacaaaatgatctaaattaattacagatataaaacacgaaatgattgtttgcataattattcaccccctttaagtcagtatttggtagtgttacgtaccccgtaactgggttgccaaaccagcagaaatggatcactcagttggagtctggattactagatctaagaaagttttattaaagaaacaagcaacaccgtaatcgaaaggataataaatgcaacagttcagcaatgataaacacacatgtgcacagaattaagataacaggatcaatcaagctctatcgttgtctaggggtaaatgaccaatttcaaagtgacacaaagtccagttcaatttagttcggtttgcagtaatcgttgccatggcgatggacaatgtggggggagagagagagagaacaagaacgaacgATCATtcgaaacggcttccacacacagacctgcaatattgctcacaagcagctttcgggcgagtccttggtgatgtcacctgagatcactgactgtgacccctcctccagatgcggtcgatcctctgcagtgaacctggcaccccaggcaagggcggacacacaccgggttcccgctgatcgtacctttccaccctgtgcgtttatggtccggtacttcccaccgacttgtgagaggcgcaccgcttccagggtctcgttacctcgggtgtcgtgtgtgtcttgccttagcgaacctgtgcctttttatccccctgctggggtatcgcctgtccatcacttcaaacagttcagggttcaaagggggagccgatcttgacaatacccagactgatggctccttcattaacacctccaaatgctgcttcattgtgtgccttatctctccctcccctgaggacaggtggcagaccaactgctgatgtcactgatgctagcccaggccagcaaacatcttaatttatgtgtattttcgtcacacttcccccctttaaggatttttaccggggtaaaaattacaaacatgagtacattatttgacacacacaaatatacatctttatcagttatttggctaatacagagaatttgaagttgtcaacaccttgacaggcagtcagcaatcacattttccgtgcCTTTtacatgtgttattaataatcccttagaccaggctccaactcagcaaacttcatagtggccaaaaacactgatgaattgcgatcagtgtaacctctcatttggttttgtcccggaccacaataacaagggttgtcccattccgacttagttttctctcgcaagggcttagtaggagggggaggggtagtgaccgcagagttattgcaaaacttcctacagtaccccaccatctccaagagccttctgagggccctcttgtctgtcggggttgggaggtcagcaatagcctgcactgtagcttgcatcgctgccagctgcccctgtgtcaccacaattcccaggtaagtgaccttcgtgtagctgaactcatttttttcacagttcactatcaagctggcttcagacagccgtattaaattgccaatacgcacctctgtgttcgtcagccctttagtcactgaattactcattctatatggatgttgtttactaggctaggctattgtaacagacaccacccaacgtcccagttctttgcatcgcctcgggacaatcaaacgcacgggtgcgagtcgtttaattacttctcctaaagagtcgctttgtttggggattaagggagagaccttatcagtagacctggccaaaacaatagccttctcccatctgatcgatcccatactaatcttttcaaaatggtttttttctcttatcagggggcccctagcttcattgatttccacgctaacaccgactaggtttgttagcatatcaaaagcctgtgaccgtctcagtttgcgtcggtcatgatcaataacatccttccccctgggcagccggtaaacctctttcatgattccactaactgtttcctccagcaccgcaaaatgtccaccggggggtacctcgtgggccatgttaaaaacctcatccccataactcttttgcaccaccccccattcctcatctgtgggcacagtacttggtctccctttcttccttagcacttcctcctccacacaatagcctactagttcccttgtcaagtctgtgtcagagagagctgtctctgccaaaaccatcagcccctcgtc
This genomic interval carries:
- the LOC134354061 gene encoding heme-binding protein 1-like; protein product: MFGMIKNSLLSHTEHRPCHTVSSDTKGELEYEERKYEPGNYATITIRGKPFDESSGEGVVKLLKYLGGNNGQGLQLGMTTPISMKVHPSEDGGLQPSNEIYVRLPSKYQENVPKPTDEGIEIKWQEGFTVYSTQFGGYAKEAQFVEYATKLRTALGDAVPYHHDLFYCVGYDPPMKPVGRRNEVWFLKKDDGASGVQSN